The stretch of DNA GAGAAATTTTTCATCGATTTAATTATCTTTagcaatgtttttttgtaatgcaGACAGTGAATTTGTGTTCTTGGCTTTGTCAGCTTTTACTGCCTCAAGAACATGAATCACTTCATAATTTCCACCATATTATCTGAGTGAAATGAGTGActgtatgtaaatgtaatgtacaCACACTcatgagaattttcatttattcattctttaCATGTCAAACTCAaactgaaacacacacatgactagtaaacagcatttatttattcaagtAAATTGATTTGATATGAATTAGAAACACAGAGATCATCACatctgcctggaagtttctagtaaagctgaagaccttgattaactGCTTCAGGTGTTTGTAAtgaggttggagctaaactcaggaAAGTGGATCACCAGGAGCAGGATTAGACAGACAGTCCtgctttatttcttttcttcaTATATGAATGCAGATACACTTATCGTCCACAAGGGGGAGACACTGACCTCAGAGGACTCTTACATTCACCTCCTCCTCATCAGAGGCACAGAAGATCTCCTCACGGAGTCTGTTGCTGGAAAACTGGACAACATTTCCCATGCTGCTGTATTTTCAGGAAAACATGTGTTTCTGTGAATGTTTgtcatttaattaaataaataaataaatcaaccgGAATATTTAGCATAATCGGATGGCTAGGTTTCTTTCACGAAGTTACATtcttcttttactgtctatggttaCATTTCATACTGCTGTGGTTCATGCAGATACACTTATTATCCACAAGACGGCGCTGAAACTGATCTGAAACTTTGAAATGCACGTGCCTGTTATATTAATGAGTAAAACACtgcttttaaacattaaatgtttaGTCGTTATATCATTAACTGTGAACAAACGTGATAAATATGACTTAAGAcagataaaaacaaatatatttgacaCAAACTAAATGAATCTCAGCTCTTTCGTCACGTGTGTTGTGTTTACGCTCGAGGCCTGTGACTTTCAGCAGATCATTTTATCTGTCTTACCCCATCAGATGAGAGCTGATCTGACTCACATCCTGACAAAACATTGATTAGTtttcaaatatgtgaaaattaAACTTCAGCTCTCTCACCCAGACCACAAATTCACTCACCCAGAACACTAGCTTGACGCAACAGCACTGAAAGCAGTGACAGAAACTCGAGCGCAGTTTACCATCCGCTCCACTAGGCGGCGCGAGCGTGTTTCACGGTCAGCGCGACACCTTTGGGTCCTTGACAACAATGACGCTTGATGACAGTCGCTACGACACGTGCAGATGACAGCTATTATCACACAACTGCACATATTCCAGCAAATAAACCCACTCACGGTGCGATAAAATGCGGGAATCGAGTGTCATTGACTCCTCGGTAAGTCACTTTACACATAAACTGAATTTCTCTAGTAATGATCCTTGTTTAGTTTGATTGTGTTTGTACTGAAACATGGTTCTGTTGATGTCACAGCAGGGCTTGTCAGGTTCATTTTCTCAGTGTCTTTAAACTCAATCTTGTTGTTTAAATGCTGCTTGTTATTATATGAAGGCAGTCGCGTCTTCTGTGAAAGTTTCTCAGTTTGTTTACATGCTCTTCTCTCACTGAACTCACACTCACACCTTCACAAGAACAGATGAATTGTAGCTGTTGCGTTTCCTTTATAATCTTTGAATGAATCACCATCTGATATTCATATTATCAGGCAGAATAATAAGGAATGGTGTTTTTGTCATTGCTGTTGTTGTAGTCTTACTGGAGGCAATAATCTACTGGACTGATGTTTGTTATTAGAGTCAGTTGGAGTGTGAAGCTCTGATGTTCTGCTGCTTCATGCTTTAGTAGATCTGCAGTGTTCAATTTTTATACTTGTTTAACTGGCAGCACTAACATATGTCATCTTATATTTATGAGCTATTATTTGAGCTATCTTTTTTAATCTGATGTTTTAGATATAGATATGGagtaatgtgtgtgtttattatgTGTTTCTCTACAGAATAAGGGATGTTTGGACACCCAGTCATCAGAAGCAGAGCTGTAGGAAGTGTGGACAGAGATTGACTGTAATGATGGACTTCTGCTGATGGACAGGTAAGGCTTGTAATGTGTGTTTTTGGCTTGTAAATGCGTAGGTTACTATCATTTTCTTTTTGAGGGGTGGTCCCTTTGAAAAGCAAATGATGGTAACCTAAGTAGGTGGGGAAGGGACGGCGGTCCAAAATTTTTATACAgctaatttttctttttcagacaGAAAAGTATAACCCCTGCTGCACATGGTACCGGGGCTCAGGGGGGGACCCGACTCATCCCCACCCCTTCACGCTCACACCATTCACTCATATCTCTGAGATCCAGCTGGGATTGAACCAGCAACCTCTGAACCCGTGAGGCAGCGCTCTTAACCTGTGAGCCACAGATCTCATGTCTGAACATGTGCAGGAACTTATATTTCACTGTTTCCTGACCTGTGATTTACAATAAACTAGTTCAAGCTTTCAGTcatgggatttgaacccacgtCTCTATTGCAGTCTCATTACCAGAGAACGTGTGTTTAGCCACTTGTGCCACTGTGACTTTCACACTGAGGTTGGGCATTTGGGCCATTTTGTTGAATATAATGCCAACAATTTTACATAAGCGATAGTTGGATTCAAACCCATATCTCTATCATGGTCTCGTCACCAGGGAATATGTGTTTAGCCGCTTGTGCCACTGTGACTTTCACACTGAATGCTGGAGTTTGGACCATTTTGTTGGATATAATGCCAACAATTTAATGTTAGCAAtagtgggatttgaacccaagCCTCTATCGCAGTCTCATCACCAGAGAACATGTGTTTAGTCACTTGTGCCACTGTGACTTTCAGATTGAAGATTGACATTTGGGCCactttgttgaatataatgGCAACAATTTTACATAAGTGATAGTaggatttgaacccatgtctcTATCACAGTCTCGTAACCAGGGAACATGTGTTTAGTCACTCACACCACTGTGACTTTCATATTGAATGTTGGAGTTTGGGCCACTTTGTTGGATATAATAGCAAGTAATTAACACAAGCAATAGCTGGGTTTGAATTCAGGTCTCCATGATCAAAGAGCAACACTTTATCACCTGAGCCACTGAGTCAAGCTGTGTTGTAGGTAGGGTTTTGTTGGGTGCTATGTTTCAAAAGTAAAGAAACATTAGCAAACATTGGACATGAACCTgcattttcacacacacaagGCAAGCGTTCAACCTCTGAGCCTCAGAGTTGGTGATTTTGTggcaatatattattaatatttgtttttttttttttttttttttttaaagtcagcTAATCACATCAACATCTTAACATAAGTTGGGTTTTGTTACACGAATCCAGCACATCCATTGAAGCAAGTCACACATAGTTCAAAGGAACATTTTTCTCCACAAGGGTAACATTATAAAACTATCAAACTATAAGAGCCACACTATCAACATTAAACAGATTTACAAACAGAACTTTAACTCAATTAGCTACAAATAACTGTACCATCTTTCATAAGTATCCCCAGCTTGAACATACACAGCTAATTAAACATTCATCTGTCACAGCCAATCAAAGACTTCGCCAGTCATAGACAAGAGAACTGTCGATTTAAGACTCTCAGAATATCATCTCAGAAGTCCCCAGGTGGAGACGTCTGGATACGACCTCTCCCCCTTCGTTTCCGACCTTCTCTCGACTCACCCGTCACGATCTGATCGAGATCATTCAGCGATGGCCATGGTCAGGTGACCACACATTCTTCTGAATCACTGCCAGTTCCACACAAGTTCTTCTTAGTTTTGTCTTTGTAATAATAGTAAGTCCCACAAGGGTGTGATATGAACCTGGATTCTCCACATGAGGGCGACACTCACACTTTTTTCAGTTTCAGATCAGTGTTTCAGCGCCGTCTTGTGGACAATAAGTGTATCTGCATGAGCCACAGCAGTATGAAAGAATGAACAGAAAACTTTAGTGTGAACTTAGTAAATATAACTTACTGAAAGAAAAATATAGCTATCAGACTATGCTAAATATTGtggtttattaatttatttgagtAAAGTAATGACAAATATCCACAGAAACACATGggtgacttttttggtgacctGATTATGATTTATTCATTCAAGAGTCACTCAAAAGAGACAAACCAGAATATCTCATGAAATTTTATTCACTATCacatatgaaaatatatcaGAGTTTCACATCTTAAACACAAAGTGACATATGACTGTTACTGAAACATCAAATTATAGATTAACATGCAGAAGCAAAAAcgtgttttgtttgttaaaaataatttcttagATCTGGAAACAGAGTAAATTACATGTactttattattactttttagtCTTTGTATAGACTATAATTATTGTGCATTGTTGCGATCTATGTcatgatttgttaaaataagTCAACTAAAAAATGAATACACACGTGAAGCAAAAGAACGCTACCTGTCGCCCTCCTGTGGTGAGTTGCATGTATTACACTGTCATATCTTCATCTTGCTTTTAGGGAGTTGAACACAGTTATTTCAGTAGGCCTACTTAACTTTGCCAGATCATCACACTGTTCGGATGTGGGATATTCCTACTTGACGACATCATCGGATGTTTggaaaattatgtaaaaagaaacaaaatgacaATGCTAGCATATGTTTAGATGTAGCACAGGTGTGCAATAAACAGAAGTCTGCTTAACGCGTCTTACGCTTTTCTTATGTAATGCAGGAACTTTCACtcaataatgtattttattcacataaaactTTATGATAAACTATGTATTTCTGGGTGCCACCCTGTTTGTGTGTCATAAACCTGCATATCTCAGCAAAACCGCATTTGGAAATTTCTGCTAAAGAACTCCAACATCAAGCGGATTTAAAGTGGGACCACTTTCTTAGTAGGAAGttagaaattctgacttttttaaatTGAACACAGTGGAAagttatttgttaatcttttcAAATGTAGATCAAAGTACATCAAactattgcatttttaataatatgtaCCTTTTTAGATGTGTGTCTGGCATCATACAGACATTACTTATGGCACCCATGCAGTATGCAAACCTCTGTGAGctgaattttaatgtttatgactGCAGTTGTTACAAGCAGTCTTACTCTTCTCCCATTTGCCATTCATCAGTGCTTTATGTACATTGCAAGAAAAAGCAAAACCAAGACAAATGTATGTGTCAGGCAGAGATTTGCATTGGTTTGCCTTAAAAACTATACAAGTGTTATGAGGCATTTAAAGAACAAGGCAGAAATGGTACATAAAGACATTCAAatctttaaaaagatgtaaactTTTTTTGGTAGTTGTTGAGGAAATCTACAGTATAGAGTAAAACCACAGATTAGCAGATATCAGTGTGTGTGAGGAGCAGGTCATCAGGTCATTTGAAACCCCTAAAAGGACATGGTTTCTGGAAAAAATAATAGATGAGAGAAACAATATATGCCTATTTCAAAACTTTCACATTCTCTCGAAAAACTTGCGTTCCCttaagaaactttgcgttcgctcgcaaaaCCTTTGTGTTCCCACAAGAAACTTTACAGAGAAACTTtatgtttgcaaaaaaaaatgtttgcgttTCCCCAAGAAACTTTAACATTTGCATTCGCTGAGAAACTTCCCATTCCCTCACAAAAGTTTATAGCTCAAAAAATTTACCTTTCTCAGGCATTGATATGGAGCCTCTAAGGGAACAAAATATGAGACagaaggaaaaataagtcaGTCTCTCTCGCAAATGTTTTGCCTTCCCCTGTGTTCCCTCAAACTGTGATTTCacaagtcatgtgatttcagtaatcgaggcttcgttacatcataagtgttttgaaatttcaatgtttcaccactggggggcgtgactttggcagtttgatacgcgctccgaaccactgattcgaaacaaaagatttgtaaagcttcgaagcttcatgaagcagtgttttgaaatcacccatcactagatattgttgaataaagtcgttatttagtttttttggcgcacaaaaagtattctcgtcacttcataacattaaggttgaaccactgtagtcatatgTTTAAAATACATCTTATAGCTTTATGTGTATTGAAAGTGTCAATTGTCTTgctggcttcactgagccatcgggttttatgaaaaatatcttaatttgtgttcccaagatcaacgaaggtcttacagttttggaacgacatgagggtgagtaattaaagacagaattttcattttagggtgattaaattttcatttaatcACTGTTGGGAACCAATATCTTTAGCAGATGCTTTCACACGTATGTTTCCAGCCTCctccaagagtttttttttctttcttcttcttcttttaagATTCTCATTTGCATATTCTTTTAACACCAAGGAGCAAGTTTGCAAGCTATTCATTGCACCTCTTGGCCTATTTGAATAGTTAAATCAAGATTTGATTGCCAAATGTGGTTGTCCTGCTCATGAGACAAGTGGCAAGAAATGATCAGAACCAATGAtataaaacaatgcattttttaaattcccTGTTCTTTGCTCTGTTATATCAGGCATTGCTTAAAGCACAGGTTCATTTGTTTTCAGTAGTTTGTAATATGTACAATCAAAATTActtttccacacacacacacacacacaataaaaacGTTCACATAGTTAAGTTAACATGCTTTCATCCGAGTCGTCCACTGGCAACATGGAGATTTGTTCCTTTATGGCAGTGTGGCATGTTATTTTTAGCATATCTGTTTGTTATACTGTAGTCTGTGAATAACACCTGGGGTCAGtcagagagagggaggggctcGAGGGGGTTAATGCTGCTTTCTGTACAAAGGTTTCTTACAACTCTAGAAACAGACATTCACTCATCCTCTGAGGACTGCGCAGCGGAGCACCAGACGAGTGACATCCAAAGGTTTGCACATcttattactttttttgtttatttgtagtGATTTTTTGTTCATTAATGTCTGATCATAAACTTTTCAAGCTTTATTCTGTCTGTTTGAATGACACCATGACatactatttaaaaataacCTCATGATTTTGAGTCTCTTTTTTAACATGAAAGGGCATATATTGTGAGGACTCATTTAatatcatttttataatttagcatttatttaataatatagtttaataattaaattaaattaaatatactaACTATAGGGTATCATATTTGGCCTATACTAGTTGTAAGAgcttttttattcattatgtcattttaattattgtCTAAAAAATTCCCCTGAAATGATCAACCATAAACATCCCATTTTCATTCAATCCAAGAGTTGCACAAATATTCAGACACTTAAAACTCTGTAGAGCATTAAATCAATTATCAAAGTACTGTTGCTGAAGTTGTTTCAGTTACATTTTCAGTTATTGCTGCTTATCGGTACAATAACTTTTGTCTCTTTTCAGTCACTATGCTGTACTTTCTTAGCTTCATTCTGCTTCTGGGTgagacacacatatacacaaacaaATCCTTCTATTTAACAATTATACACTCTGTGTATTGTGACTCCCCTcaactttttgtattttttcaaaCAGACTGTGTAGAAAATGCAGCTGTCAGTACAACCAATAACGCTATGGTGAGGTTGGTGAATGGTGTTAATGAATGTTCTGGAAGGGTCGAGATTTACAATGATGACTGGGGCACCGTTTGTGATGAAGGGCTGGATGAAATCGAAGGCGAAATGATCTGCATAGAAGCAGGTTGCAGTTCTCTCATATCCATAAAGCGTGGTGCTTTGTTTGGCGAGGGTTCGGGACCATTACTGACGGATGACCTGAACTGTTTCGGGAATGAGAGCTCGGTGCTCAACTGTGAATGGGATAACCACACCGAAGCATGTGACCACACGAAAGACGTTGGAGTTGTCTGTGGCTGTAGGTTACATTCACATTGTTATCTAAATCATATATTATTCCAACACTCTTAAATAAAAAGGTTCCAAAAGAGAGATTTCTAGAGATGCAAAATGAGAACTATTTTGGGTTTCCTACAGAATCTTTTGTGTGaagaatattttattaatttaaagaaCCTTATTCCATATTAAAGAACATTTTATGCattggaaaggttccatggatgttaaaagtcatggaaccatcaatgcctacaaagaacatttatttttaagagtgaaagAACTTACATATTGTTTCATTGTTTCATAGCCATCATAAGGTTTCAAGATGGCAGTGACATGTGTTCAGGGAGAGTGGAAATTTTCCACAACAGAGAGTGGGGAACGGTCTGTGACACCACCTGGGATTTCATGGACGCATTGGTGGCATGCATAGAAGGTGGCTGTGGAAGTCCAGTGGCTTTATACTACAACGCTTATTTCAAGCAGGGATCGGGTAAAATATGGATGGATGGCATCAGCTGCAAGGGCCGTGAGACTTcattgaaaaattgtgtgtttagCGGTTGGGGATTGAGTACCTGTACACATGCGGATGATGCTGGAGTCACCTGTTCAGGTGAATATTCCCACTTGAGTCTAAAATGAAAGTAAAGAAATACACTATATGTTTACATGCACTGATTTTCATCAATCCAAGACTACGTTCACACTTTTTGGGATTGATAAACAGATTTACCTAAAGGTTGTAAGTCTCGAAATATCCCGTTCATACAGCAACTATACAGTAGCATCTCAAATACTGAAATATGACAAGAGTCTACTCAAGCTGTGAGTTAATCTGTCAAATCTTCAGTAACCGTggttgtgagtcctgaaaatgTACAGGTGCGAGTACAGttatagaatgcggttgtcactctcCTGTAAATACCgaaatgtgtgtgaatgtaactgtattaaggactcaaatacagaAATGACAACCATAGTTTATTCCTGCATGAATGTGGCCTAAATGAATCCAGTCCGATTTCAGATTCTTGCTTATATGAACACTAAACTTTGCATTCCCATTAGACTTGGCGGGTTTGTTTTCAGGCAGACCATTAAAGAATGCAACACGCACATCTCCCATTTCCAATTTTGtgtgccttaaagggatagttctcccaaaaatgaaaataaccccataatttactcaccctcaagacatatgactttcttccttcagctaaacacaatcagagttatagtAAAAATACCTGgctcatccaagctttataatgggagtgattgTAGGATGAgtttttgaagtccaaaaaagtgcatctatCGATCATAAAATGTACTCCACGCAGCCTTCTGAAGCAAACTGATGCATTTGTCTTAGACAAAATCCTTAttcaaaactttataaagtaaaatactgAGCGTCCAGTGCAACAACCATATGCATTCGACTTACATCCAAAAAGCGTCAACTTCCACGATGTAGTAAACGATGACAAGACGCACTATGCGTTATAACATTGCGTAGTACGTCATGCCGTAGCATAGAACATCATGGCATTGTGTACTACATCACGGAAGATAATGCCTTTTGGATGCAAGTCGAATGCATATGGCTGTTGCACCGGAAGCTCggatagcttgagggtgagtaaattatggggtaattttggggtgatctaaccctttaagcatcaGACGTTCAGTCAGCGGCCCATCATCTTGACATCTGAGCCTGAGACTACATTAAGATTAACTTTTTGTTTACATGTGTATTCGGGTATTCAGAAGAAAACTTCAGTGCATGCGCAGTAATATGTCACTGGAGCTACCATCAGTATAATAGTCGTTTTTTTGCCTTAATGGCATTCCTCCACTGAGCAGCTCGTAACACGTAAGCAAACATATGCACATTCATAAGACATAAACAGAGATCTCATTATAAAAGACTGGTAAACATGAACTCAAATTGTTTTTGAAACCTATTGAGAAGATAGTTGTATTCAAGTGTTCACATGCTAAGATTTTCAGGTCAACACCACCCCTTTCAATCCAATTGAAATGTAATTCGGATCGAGCTCAGCTGGATCAATTGAGGTGTTTACATGAAGGCTTTTCTATCTGTGACTAACAGATTATTtgagtgcatgtaaacatagcaACTGTAAGCTCATGCTGGTAGAGCATTTTACTCACAAACGTCCTCCTTTCTCTTCTTTAGAGATTAGGCTTATAGATGGAGATAACTCTTGCTCCGGGAGGGTGGAGGTCCTCTATGAAGGTTATGGATGGGGAACGGTTTGCGATGATGGTTGGAATCTGTTGGGTGGAGATGTGATCTGCAAACAGGTCAATTGCGGGAGTGCACTGAGTGTCGTGGGTGGATCTTTTTTTAATAAGGGTTCAGGTAGTATATGGGTGTATGATACCGCATGTTCTGGGACTGAAATGTCTCTGAAAAGCTGCATTTCAGGGACCAAGAGTAAACTGTTTCCACACAACAATGATGCAGGAGTGATCTGCAGAGGTAAGTGTGAACAACAAATGATTATGTGAAGATTGCACGTCAACTGTAACGTGAATTAATCTGAATTATTCTCTTTTCAGAGGCCAAACTGGTAAATGGCACAAACATTTGTTCTGGCACAGTACAGATTCGTTATAGTGGAGATTGGGGCACAGTATGTGACAACAATTGGGATCTACTGGACGGTCTTGTGCTGTGTCGAGAGCTCGGCTGTGGTCCACTTACAGGGACATACACTGGAGCTTATTTCGGGATCGGTTCAGGTAACATATTGATGGATAATTTACTGTGTACCGGGAGTGAGTCCTCACTGGAGGAGTGTCAATTCTCTGGCTTGGTAGACAGCCTCTGTACACATTCTCAGGATGCAGGAGTCATCTGCGGAGGTAAATTCAAACAAGAAGAGGTCTGAAATGAACAAATGTGATTATTTACACACTTATGTTGCACTGCCCTGAAAACATCTAATTTTGTTGTAAGAATTGGACCATGTTGAAACTTGCacattttagggttagttgtCACTCTTTTCACTCTTTTCTGAACATAGGTCTATTTCTGAAAGTCAATTTCTGAATAGACTCAAAACTTTAAAGTTTTGACTACTAAAAAGCTTATTGACATTTCTAATGTTATGGACCTTTTGCATATTTTGTGGTTGTCGTGACAACCAGCTGTGACATGAAATGTATAAAAGTAATATGTAAACAGTGTACAGTTATTCTATGCATGTTGTCTGAGATATGTACTTACTCTGTCTCTCAGAAGTGAGATTGGTAAATGGAGGCAGCAGTTGTTCTGGAAGGGTTGAGGTTCTTAGAGACAATCAGTGGGGAACTGTTTGTGGAGACAGCTGGGATATGGCTGATGCTGAAGTTGTCTGCAGAGAGCTGGGGTGTGGAACTCCGGTAGAGATAAAAACAGACGGCTATTTTGGAAGTGGTATGGGACCAATATGGATGGATGATGTTAAATGTACAGGCACTGAGACCTCAGTGAAGAACTGCAGATCAAACGGATGGGGAGAACACAACTGTGTGCACGCAAAAGATGCAGGTGTCATCTGCCGAGgtaaaatagaactttttgcaTGTATATGTTACCAAAATATATACCCATTAAAGGGCCCTATTGACTTTTCTGGGGTTCTCAAGTGTCATCATAGTTGGATAAACTTTTATAGTGGTGAACAGAATCTACAATATAATTTTTGCATTCCAATTTGCCCCAATAGCAACAAATCGAGATGTTGGTCCCTATTAGAAACTCTCACACAGCAGCATTAACTAGTtttatgcactgtaaaaaaaatcccagtaaaatttacggtaaaaaaccggcagctgcggttgccagaactttactgtaaaaaatacagtagcaatgtaaaaaaaaatctgttaaatttacggtaaaataacgtatttcattaactgatataatgttaatttaccaacctaatgaagtactaatatctgttttgtacctttataatacactgacagtcaccaaacacagtggtgataagagtcacatgatgaatcaaagttcatcacaagcagcttttcaacaagctgaggaggacaatactaatatacagaaggtgcacacagtgtcattcacacacacactaaacatcatcatggtaacatgcatgaagttttaaaaatgcaataaacattaatgtaacaatattagatgtaacataaaaccctaatgtacataactgattagaaaaaaaattagaaaaactaagaagaaacagagttatttcaacgaaaatatatcaaatgtgaagtgtcacgcagggaattgtgggaatgtcaatttacgttttttcactgtaaattttacaatgaattgttatttttcacttccaaaaactgtgaattcaacggtattttaccgtaaaattacattaaatgtaccgttagatctattacagttattcaccgtatatagtacggaaactttctgtaaaccaattgacagtttttcaccgcagcatttttacagtcttttactgttaaaatcacggtcattttttacagtgtgtaattTAATGCTAAAGTAATTAAACACaaagtatagtgttataaatgtatgttacatttaaaaaaaaatgaaaatataaaagcatTTTACAATGGTAATAACTGGAAACGcatcatcacagtctgtgaaaataTTTTATCACTTTAATTAGGGGTCTAAATATTTACTTTGACAGCTGTTTGAAAATCGCAATTGCGACTGGATCTTGAAGGAAATGGATTATTTTGGAACAATTCATAACATACAACTTTGATGTTAGCCTAAAAAAAAGCCTGGGAATGCTAACGGATATCTACAGACCCTGTCAGTAAAAAGTCCATAAGCAaaaatggttacactttattttgatggcccCATTTagacatcaaaataaagtgtagtGGGAAAAAAACGTATTGAATTCTTTTACAAATACATTGAATTATAATTGTCAGATGGACATATCATGCATTTTTACACCTCTATTATACGTAGACACAACAGGAACTCTTCTGACTTCTTTCTAGAGGTGAAGCTGGTTAACACGAACAACACCTGTCAGGGCACAGTGCAGGTGTTTCATGATGGCCGCTGGGGGACAGTGTGCCACAACAGCTGGGATATCGCAGATGGTTTAGTACTCTGTAGAGAGCTGGGCTGTGGTGGAAATGCAGAGCCATTGACAA from Chanodichthys erythropterus isolate Z2021 chromosome 8, ASM2448905v1, whole genome shotgun sequence encodes:
- the si:dkey-14d8.21 gene encoding CD5 antigen-like, with the translated sequence MSLKSCISGTKSKLFPHNNDAGVICREAKLVNGTNICSGTVQIRYSGDWGTVCDNNWDLLDGLVLCRELGCGPLTGTYTGAYFGIGSGNILMDNLLCTGSESSLEECQFSGLVDSLCTHSQDAGVICGEVRLVNGGSSCSGRVEVLRDNQWGTVCGDSWDMADAEVVCRELGCGTPVEIKTDGYFGSGMGPIWMDDVKCTGTETSVKNCRSNGWGEHNCVHAKDAGVICREVKLVNTNNTCQGTVQVFHDGRWGTVCHNSWDIADGLVLCRELGCGGNAEPLTNAHFGTGEGPIWMDSLRCSGDESNLRNCQFDGWGNHQCIHAYDAGIICREIRNVLRIKVNADSINPNEPSHLTKLLDKIKKEVEKNGNFSVKWRAQPNGQVFQEQKLFDP